The sequence TACCTCACGCCTTCAATGGGTGATTTTGTCTTTGGTGTGACCTATGTTGCCGAAGGAAATGCTGTAAAAGATCAATTTGCTCAAGACGGCTTTAGTTTAGCGGCCATGTATGGCGATGCAAAGCTGAAGAAAACTCCCGTTTATGCATCTATTGCCTATGACTCTGATGTGTCAGGATATGAGATTGTTCGTGCCACATTACAAGCTAAGTTAGCGGGTATTAAATTGGGCGGTATGTTCCAGCAACAAGAACAAACTTACAAATTAGACTCAACTAACTTACCTGTTGAAGTCTCCACAGATAGTGTTAATGGTTATCTGTTAAGCGCTGCCTATGATATTGATGCTGTGACGTTAAAAGCACAGTTCCAAGATATGGAAGACCTTGGTGATTCATGGTCAGTAGGTGCGGATTACAGCTTAGGTAAACCAACTAAACTATTCGCTTTCTACACGAACCGTTCATTAGAAGCGTCTACAGATGATGACAAATATATAGGTGTTGGCTTAGAACACAAATTCTAAATTCAACATTAAGACTCAATTAAGGAGGCATGTTGCCTCCTTTTTTATTGCTATAAACAAACAGTTATATAAACTTATTGTGACAAATATTGTTACTGTATGGCTTAAATAGTGCGCTTATTCATAAATCTGTAATAAAAATGACTAATAATAGTCGTGTTGACATTCACTGACAGAAAATCACTTATGACTGCAAGGATATTGATAGTAGAAGACGAGTTAGCTATCCGTGAGATGCTGACTTTTGTAATGGAACAGCATGGGTTTACCACCTCTGCGGCGGAAGATTTTGATTCGGCCATTGCGCTGCTAAAGGAGCCTTACCCCGATCTGATTTTATTAGATTGGATGTTTCCTGGCGGAAGTGGCATTCAATTGGCAAAACGTTTAAAGCAAGATGAATTCACCCGCCAAATTCCGATCATTATGTTAACCGCCCGCGGCGAAGAGGAAGATAAAGTCAAAGGCCTTGAAGTTGGCGCCGATGATTACATTACTAAGCCTTTTTCCCCAAAAGAGCTGGTCGCACGTATTAAGGCTGTATTGCGTCGCAGTGCACCGACTCGTTTAGAAGAAACCATTGATGTACAAGGCTTATTGCTTGACCCTGTGAGCCATAGGGTGAGTGTGGGTGATACTGTTCTTGATATGGGGCCGACTGAGTTCCGTTTATTACACTTCTTTATGACACACCCTGAACGCGTCTATAGCCGTGAACAGTTGCTCGACAATGTATGGGGCACCAATGTGTATGTTGAAGACAGAACCGTTGATGTGCATATCAGACGACTTCGTAAAGCCGTTGAAGAGTCTGGTCATGATCGCTTGATCCAAACGGTTCGTGGTGCAGGTTATCGTTTTTCAACACGCATATAGTGCTGATGAGTGATAGGCACAAGTAGCCTTTTAGGCTATCTTGTCCTTCTCTTATTTAGCCTGATGTCTGGGTTTATTTATGTTTAACTCTTATTCAGGGTGCCGGTTGTTTACACGCTTGGCAGTGTATTTACTGCTTTGTTTGCTAATTGGTTTATTGGTAGGGAAGCCCCTCTGGATACTCGTTGTTGGTCTGCTCGGTTTACTGTGTTGGCATTACCAGCAATTGACACGTCTCAACTTTTGGCTGTGGCGAGACAAAAAACTCACTCCACCTCAAGGGAGCGGTAGTTGGGAGGGCGTGTTTAATGGTATTTATCGCCTACAGGGAAAAAACCGCCGTAGAGTGGGGCAACTTGCTGCGCTTTTAGCACGATTCCGTCAAGGAGCTGAAGCATTACCCGATGCTGCTGTGGTGCTTGATTCTGAGCATAATATTTTATGGTGTAATAAGTTAGCGCAACTGATTCTCGGTTTTGTGTGGCCGCAGGATAATGGTCAACGAATCGATAATTTAATCCGCCATCCTGATTTTTCCGCTTATATCAAAAGTGCACAATATAAAGAACCGCTGGAGTTACCTTCGCCTGTATCGGATAAGCGTTTACTTGAAATCCGTATCATGGCTTATGGTGACAGACAATTGTTATTAATTGCGCGGGATATTACTCGTATACGTCAGCTAGAGGGAATGCGTAAAGAGTTTGTCGCTAATGTGTCACACGAACTTAAAACGCCGCTCACTGTGTTACAGGGCTACCTCGAAATGATGCAAAGTATGGCAGAGCCTGATTCGATGAATGTCAAGCCGCTGGCATTAATGCAGCAGCAGACTCAACGCATGCAATCCATGGTCGAACAGCTATTAGCGCTCTCGCGAATTGAAGATGCGGCAGATATAAATTTAGAGAACACCGTTAATATGTCGCAATTAATGGAAGTCCTTAAAGAAGAAGCGAAAGCACTTGCTCAAGATAGGTATGAGTTGAGTTTTTACTGTGAATCAGGACTCGATTCACACGGTAATGAGTTACAACTTAGAAGTGCTTGTTCTAATTTAATTTCTAATGCTATTCGCTACACAGAGCCTGGCGGCAAAATTACCGTACAGTGGCGAAGTGTGGCTACGGGCGGGCTTTTTAGTGTGACAGATACGGGGGAAGGTATTGCACCACAACACATTGCCCGTTTAACGGAGCGTTTTTACCGTGTCGATAGTGCTCGTTCTCGCCAAACCGGCGGCAGTGGCTTAGGGCTGGCGATTGTTAAACACGCACTTAATCACCACCATAGTGAGTTAACGATTACAAGTGAAGTGGGAAAAGGGAGTACTTTTAGCTTTGTGATCCCGCTGCATTTAATCAAACGCAAGAAATAGCATATGTAAAATATTGGATTTATTAATAATAAAAACAGGCCATTACGGCCTGTTTTATTTTGTTTATCTCACCTTTGCAGGACGGTGAACTCAAAAAAATATAAAAATGTGACATTGTCATCTAAGTGTCACATCACAGACATAGAATTGTCATTGTAGCAATTGATACTGGCTGCGTCTGAAGAAACTTAGTTAGAAATTAGTTAGCTTACTACTGGAGCATATAATGAAACTGAAAAAGCTTGTCGGCGCGATGACTCTTACTGCCGCTGGTGTATTCTCTGCCACTGCCATGGCATCGATTGATCAATCTCTGCCTACTTATGAGAAAACAAGTGGCGTATCAGGCAATCTATCATCTGCAGGTTCGGATACTTTAGCCAATATGATGACATTATGGGCTGAAGAATTTAAGCACATGTACCCTAACGTTAATATCCAAATTCAAGCCGCAGGTTCTTCTACAGCGCCACCAGCGTTGACAGAAGGGACTTCACAGTTCGGTCCTATGAGCCGCAAGATGAAGCCCAACGAAATTGAAGCGTTTGAAAAGCATTATGGTTATAAGCCTACAGAAATTCGCGTAGCAATTGATGCTTTAGCTGTGTTTGTACATAAAGACAACCCAATTAAAGGTCTAACTGCAGAGCAAGTTGATGGTATTTTCTCCTCTACGCACAAATGTGGTGGCAGTGATATCCAACGTTGGGGTGATTTAGGCCTTGACGGTAACTGGTCAGCAAAAGATGTTCAACTCTACGGCCGTAACTCAGTATCTGGTACTTATGGTTATTTTAAAGAACATGCTCTTTGTAAAGGTGATTTCAAAGCCAACGTGAATGAGCAACCCGGTTCTGCTTCGGTAGTGCAATCAGTATCTCAATCACTTAATGCTGTGGGTTATTCTGGAATTGGCTATGTTACAGCAGGTGTAAAAGCTGTGCCTATTGCCAAGAAAGGCAATGAATTTATCGAAGCGACACCTGAAAATGCGGCTAACGGTACTTACCCATTATCACGTTACCTATATGTTTACGTGAACAAACAACCAAACAAAGATTTAGCGCCAATGGAAAAAGAATTCATCCGTTACGTGCTGTCTAAGCAAGGTCAGCAAGTGGTAGAGAAAGACGGTTATGTCACTTTGCCCAAAAGCGTTGTTGCTAAAGATTTAGAGCAATTAGGTATTCGCTTGTAAGTTAAGTCGTATCACACTTAAGGACCTCTTCGGAGGTCCTTTTTTATGGGGATGCTTTGAGAGAAAGATTTAAGTACAAACGAAGGTATAAAAAAAAGCAACCTAAGTAGGTTGCTATAAATTCCAAATCGGAATACCGGGATGATCGCGCTAGAAACCATCTAAAGGAGAATGATGATGAACGAAGAAACTCATTGCAAAGATTCGGTTCATAATATCTGACTCAAGGTTTGAAAATTAGTTCACACAAAGAGCAAAAAAATTTATATAAAAAGATTAATACTGCGTAATAGGTGCTTTCTACAACAGCATTTTATCAACCTCCCCCCCTTAAACGGCAAATGCCTAGAATATGCTTAGTTACAAAAATCCGATGATACATCCTGATCATACCATTTGCGTCTGACTAAATTTGCAGTCGATAATGTGTCTTAATTGCTACAGTGAATACAGGTTATCGAGGCGATGTCGATAGAATCAACACACAGTCATTTATTTATCAATACCGATTGGGATCTGACCCGAGATTATCATTCTTTTGCCAATAGCGAACAGGTGCAAGTGACCCATGTCTCTTTGGAGCTATCGGTGGATTTTTATGCTCAGCGCCTTACGGGTAAAGCGACACTGTCATTGAACTTTGTGCAATCACATGTTGCAGAGCTTTGGCTTGATACTCGAGATTTAACCATACTTGCCGTGACAACCGTTAGTGCAGAGCCCCTTAATGTAGAGTTCCTTGATTTTGAATTCCAAGAAAACAATCCAATCCTAGGGCAAAAACTCTGTATTCGTTTACCTCGCACTCCTTGCTATCAGATTTGTATTGAATACCAAACATCCCCCAATGCACAAGGGTTGCAATGGCTAACGCCAGAACAAACCGCGGGTAAACAACAACCTTACCTCTTTAGTCAATCGCAACCCATTAATGCTCGTAGCTGGATCCCACTGCAAGATAGCCCCAAAGTGCGAATTACCTTCGACGCTAAGGTACATGTACCACTGGGGATGCGTGCTGTAATGAGTGCCATGAATCATCCAGAAACCCCATTAGAAGGCGCCTTTACATTTGAGATGGAAAAGCCCATTCCTACTCACCTAATGGCATTAGCTGTAGGAGATATAGCTTTCCAAGCAATAGGTCCAAGATGTGGCGTTTATACTGAACCCAGTATGCTTAAGGCTGCCGTTGCCGAATTTGATGATACCGAACATATGCTCGAGGTTGCTGAAGCATTACTTGGTCCCTATGTGTGGGATCGCTATGACATCATAGTGCTGCCACCGAGTTTTCCCTTTGGTGGAATGGAAAATCCAAGATTGGCGTTTTTAACGCCAACCTTGATTGCTGGGGATAAAAGTTTGGTGTCAACCGTTGCCCATGAGTTAGCCCATTCTTGGACAGGGAATTTAGTGAGCAATGCAACTTGGCGGGATCTTTGGTTAAACGAAGGTTTTACCACCTATTTTACCAATCGAATTGTCGAAGCCGTTTATGGTAAAGAACAGGCTGAATTAGAGTGGGTGATAGAGTTTGGCCGCCTAAAAGAGGAAATGACCTCGTTACCTAAATACAAACAAACCTTACCTGCGAATGTGCAACTGGACGATCCCAATCTTGCGTTTAATCGCTTTACCTATGATAAAGCTTCCATGTTTGTTCACGAGCTAGAACATAGACTCGGAAGGATTGAGTTCGATAAATTTTTAATCAAATATGTGAGCCATTTTGCTTTTAAAGCCATCACGACCGAGGAGTTTGTCACTTATGCTCAAGCAACCATATTACAAACATATCCAGATAAAATAAGTGAAGTAGAGCTGCTTGAGTGGGTTTATGGTGAAGGCTTACCAGAATGGTATAGAGGTCCAACTTCGTCGAGTTTAGATAAAGTGGATGATGCACTGGCGTGTTTTTTACAGGGGACAGCGGCAAGTCATTTAACCGTTAAAGGTTGGCGAGTTCACCACTGGCAATATTTTTTGAGTCAACTACCTGAAGTTTTGACCCAAGTCCAACTGATGGATCTTGATGACACTTTTCATTTCACCCAATCTAAGAATGCAGAAATTGCCTGTGATTGGTTTAGAGTGGCAATTCGTAATCACTATGATCCAGTTTTGCCAGCTTTAAGTGCTTATTTGATACGCATTGGCCGAGGTAAATTTGTACGACCGCTTTATGCTGAACTACAAATTGCTGGATATGATACCGAATTAAAAGAAATTTATGCTAAAGCTCGTAAAGGGTATCATCCATCGATTCAAGTACAGTTGGATAAGTCGTTAAAATGCCCATAAATTTGAGATAAAAAAATGGCAACCAGAGGTTGCCATAAAAAATCAGAGTAGAATACAAAAGAATTCAGTGCGCTAGCGTGTTTTCCGTTGTATCCCCAAAGGGAGATGATGATGAACGACTAACCAACCTGACTCAATGCGATAAAACAGAAACTGTATCATTTGAATGAAGCTCTTTATCTAACAAGCCCCACTACCAAGTGTGCATTTAATCTCATTTGCTAATCCTTACGTATATTCAGAGTCATCATTTTTTGTAAAGTTCACTCGTTTTAGAAAAAAAGAGAAAATATTTTTTTGGATATGTTCAAGCAACCTAAATAGCAACATTTTGGGCATAGTAAAAGTGAAGTGAAGAGAAGAGATAAAAAAAGGCAACCAAACGGTCGCCTAGTGACCTACTCCTAGGTCAAGGGGCTGCGCTAGAAGCCCTTGGGAGAATGATGAACATGAAAAAGACATTCGCTGCTCAATACATTTGAGTGGTGCGTACGGTTAAAGTTCAATTTTATATTAAAAAAATTAATTTATTTTTTTAACTGAATATTTTCAGATGGATAGACAATAAATTATTTTAACAGAGCGTTAATCTTACTGGTTAATGCTTCAGGTTTTGTCGTTGGCGCGAAACGTTCAATGGCTTCACCTTGACGATTAACTAAAAATTTAGTGAAGTTCCATTTGATCCCTTCAGTGCCTAAAACTCCTGGAGCGGCTTTTTTTAAATACTGATATAGAGGGTGGGTATGCTCGCCGTTCACTTCAATTTTAGAGAACAGTGGGAAAGTCACCCCAAAATTCAATTCACAAAAATGTTGGATCCCTTCCTCATTTGCTTTTTCTTGGGCACCAAATTGATTACAAGGAAAACCGAGTACCACAAATCCCTCATCTTGAAATTGTTTATACAGTGCTTCTAACCCTTTGTATTGAGGTGTAAATCCACACTCACTAGCGGTATTAACGATCAATAAGACTTTACCTTGATACTGTGCCAAGGATACGGTATTGCCTTGAATATCTGTTGCTGTATGGCTGTAAATATTTGATGTCATGTTTATCTCTCCCTTATGTAGGACAATAGCATAATTAATAAATAAATTTATAACAATATACTTGTGTGCAATTCAGTTGTCTTGTTTGCTAATTATCTTAAATATCAATATAGTTACGTGAATTTAGTTGTAAAAAAGGGCGTTCATGTGACTGAACATCAAGCCGAATATGAAACAAACACTCAGGTAGATGTGGGACAGGTTGTTCAACAACTCACTGATGTAGAAGGTGAAGAGCAAGCTGAGGTCTTTAGCGAAATTCTAAACGAAGCGGAACCTGGCACCATTGCTCTGGTGCTTGAGTCTTTACCTTTAGATGAGCGTTACGAGCGTTGGCAGCAGGTTGAGTTTAGTGAACGTGTCACAGTACTCAGCTTGATGCGTGCCGATCCCCGTATGGGGATTTTGCAGCGGATGCCAAATAATGAAGTGGATTTGTTATTTGCGCAATTAAGCCCAGAAGATTTAATTGAATGGAGCGATTACCTCCCCGAGAGTTTTACTGACCGTGCATTGGCGCAAATGGGGGAGCGTCAGCGACAACGTTTTGAGTTATATGATCAATATTCAGAGAATCAAATTGGTCGCTATACGGATCACCAAATGCTGGTTCTCAGTGATAAGGCAACCGTTGCTCAGGCACAGCGTTTTTTCCGCCGTATAGAACTCGATTGTAATGACAATCTGTTTATCGTTAATGATGAAGATAAATATCAAGGTACGGTAAGGCGTTACGATATTTTTAAGCACAATCCAGATGAGTTATTAATTTCACTTCTAGCTGCGGATAGCAGAGCCTTGTCCGCCGATACGAGTTTATTGGATGCGGCTGAAGCGATTGAACATAGCCGTGAAATTGAATTACCCATTATTGATGATCTGGGTGAGTTAATTGGCCGCGTGACGCTGCGAACTGCAACGGCGTTAGTGCGTGAGCACTATGAGGCGCAATTAATGGCAACAGCAGGTATGGATGAGTCAGACGACTTATTTGCACCTATCATGAAAGGCGCTCAACGTCGAACTGTTTGGCTCGGTATTAACTTACTCACTGCGTTTTTAGCTTCAGCCACTATCGGGCTTTTTGAAAATGTGCTTTCACAGGTTGTTGCTCTGGCAGTATTGATGCCGATCGTCGCTTCTATGGGCGGGATTGCTGGTAGTCAATCGTTGACACTGATGATCCGTGGTATGGCGATGGGGCAAATTTCGGTAGGTAACGTGTTTTCATTAATGAAAAACGAACTGGGTATAGGGATTGTCAACGGTATTTTGTGGGCCATCGTGATTGGTATTGTCGCTGGTTGGTGGTTTAGTGACAATACCATTGGCATTGTAATTGCCTGTGCCATTCTGATTAATATGGCTGTAGCCGCGTTAGCAGGAGTGCTGGTTCCTATGGTATTACAAAAGTTTAATCAAGATGCTGCATTATCAGGTTCAGTCATTTTAACGACAGTTACGGATGTGGTGGGCTTTTTTACTTTCTTAGGCATGGCAACCTTACTCTATTTATAATGGAACATGGCGGCATTTAGGGGTTTAACCAATAAATAATATTGATGGATAATTTTGATATGAGTGGCATTCAGTTTGTGCTGAGCGAGAAACCAGAGGAGTTGATGTTAGCGGCAAGCTTAATAGAGCAACGCGATGATAATGCTCACCCACTGGAACACTCAGTTTTTTTTCGCTCTCGTGCAGTGGTTCTTGCAAAAACACCCCAAGGAAATATTGTTGGCTGTGCAGCAATTAAAGCTGGCGAAGGCAAAATAGGGGAGTTTGGTTATTTAGTTGTATCACCTTTATATAGACGTCAAGGGATTGCGCAAGGATTGACACAAAAACGGATTGAAGTTGCGAAATCTCTGGGGATTGCCATCTTATTTGCAACCATTCGAGCGGAAAATATCTCGAGCAGAGCCAATCTATTGAAAGCGGGATTTAAATTTTGGCGTGATTATTTAAGTATCCGTGGTACGGGAAATACTGTCGGTTGGTATTATTTAACCCTAGAAGACAGTATTAATGTTGAAACTGTAATGCAGTCTTTGGCGGGGGATCGAACACCCACCGGTGGTTAAATAATCAGTAAGTGAAGCGAATTTATCACTTATATGTTTTTATTATGATCTTTTTAGTTTCTTATTTGTAAAAAACATTCTTTGATTACATAAATATGCAGATTTTCTTTGTTTCTTCGGTATGATCCGTGTCGATTACCCACAGTCATTATTGAGGTGTTTTTATGGCTAAGTTCAGAGTAGCAAGTGTTTTATTATTGAGCGCAGCAGCGCTGCAAGTGAATGCGTCAGAATTTAATCTTGGGTTGAACAATGACGTGGTTTCTACAGAGTTAGAACTGCAACTGAGTAAAGATACGAATGCAGTATTAGGTTATATCTACTCAGATGATAGTGGTCATATTGCCCAAGGGGCTATGCATATGACCCATGATACTGGTGTTCATCACTTTGAAGTTGGGGCAAAATTGAGCCAACTTTGGGCTGATGAGGCTCCCAATGGCAGTGCTGTTTCTGTCGGAGGTCGTTATATCCTTTCCATGGGACCCAATATTTCACTCCACGCTGCGGCTTATTATGCGCCTTCTGTCCTATCATTTGGCAATGTCGATGGTCATTATGAGTTGGATTCAAAAGTCCAGTATCGTCTTACGCCCAATATGGCACTCTATGTCGGTTACCGGAAACTCGCATTCGAATATGATAATGCCCGAGATTTGACCTTCGAAGATGGTATATATATCGGTGGAAAATTCCGCTTTTAAGTCTTAGCGTTGTGTTAATTATTGAGCCGGCCAAAGTGAACATTTGGTCGGCTTTTTTATACCCTTTGTATTTATTTCATCGATTAAGCCACTAAGACGCTTACAGTGCAAAATCGGCATTTATCATCTAAGTGCGGAGTATATTAATTAATCTATTGATTTTACAACTGAACATATTGAGAAAGGCTGAGAGAGGATCAGTAGAGTGAACTAGCAAGTTGGAGGGCATCCAACTTGCTCGGATTTGACAGATTTCATAAAACGCGAACTTGTTAACACAAATTCTTAAAAGCTAGGTTACTTCGATTTATGCTGATAAAAATCCACCTCTGTATCGTCCGAGAAACGACGTTTTGTATCCCTACGTCGCTGTTTTACACGTTTATTTTTTTGTTTACCTTTGACGTTATCGCCCCATGGCGCATCATCGTCGTCAAATTCATAGGAGTGTGACATGGTCAAAATTCCAAAAAATACCTGTGCCATTTTCAGCACTCGATCTTTTTACCCAAAGGTGCGATGAAGCTAAAGCGAAATTTTTCATCATTGATGGTGAAAAGTTTTGTCCAATAAGCTGCTTACATGATACTCATCGGTTTACAGTGAATTTACCTGTTATTTTTCACACTTATCTTTTTGATATCTAATCAGTATTATTATTTGCTGAATGTAGTGTTTTTTATGCGTGATGATATGCGCCCAAAATCTAGGGCGCGAAGATCCAATAAAAATAATGAGTTAGTGTTACTTGTTGCGCAGCATACGCGCGACAAACATACCATCACTATTCGCTTCAAAAGGCCATACGGTCAACATTTCTGTTTGTTCACCCGTAAAAGGATGGCGTATCGGCGTGAGCATGAACTCTGGATGTTGCTGTAAAAACGCCGTCACCACGTCTTGGTTCTCGAGCGGCGACAAGGAACACGTGGCGTAAACGAGTACGCCGCCCGCTTTAACTGCTCGGCTACTGCGGCTTAAAATATCGAGCTGTAACGCGGCTTTATCGGCCACGGCTTCAACACTATCCAACCAACGCATATCGGGGTTACGTCGCCAAGTGCCAGTGCAACTGCACGGGGCATCGACTAACACACCGTCGAAATGATCCGCTGGCACGGGCAGGGCATCGCTCTTCCAACGGGCCACGCTAATATTGTTAAAGTGGGCTCTTTGGGCACGCTTAGTCAGTTCTTCTAGGGCATTGGAGCGAATATCGGACGATATGATGCTGCCCGCAGAGGGTGTTTGGTTATCAGCAGCTTTAGCTAACATCAAAGAGCGCAGTTGCAGGGTTTTACCACCTGCACCACTGCAAGCATCCCACCAATGGGCATCGGGTTCTGGCGCGCAAATTTGCCCTATGACCTGTGAAGCCAAATCTTGGATCTCAATGTTACCGTCTTTATACAGGGCGATTTCATTAAGATTCATACTCTTACTGCCAAGGTTAATGGCATCGTTAAAGTAATGACCATAACTAGCATCGATGCCAAGCGCTTGCAGTTGTGTCGCCGCATCTTGGCTAGTGATCCCCTGTGCGCGGCCCCAAATTGGTGGGCGACTGGACATAGCCTCAATTAATTGCGTTTGCAGAGCCGCATCAATAGGACACACTTGCCAGAACCAGTCGGGTAATAAATCCTGTGGTTTAAGCTTCGCCGCGGGAAATAAATGCTGCATTAGCGTGAGTTTGTCGTCGAGACTGTCAACGGCAAGCGCTTGAGCCAGTTGATAATCGATAGGCGACTGCGATAACTCATGCCAAGCTGTGGCGATATCTTGCCAAGCATGGGCTTCCAATAACGCACTGGCGCTTAGGCTGGCAAAATAAGTCGCTGATGCTTGTTGATCGCCTATTCGCTGAAACCAACCCCACCAGCGA is a genomic window of Shewanella putrefaciens containing:
- a CDS encoding porin, producing the protein MMNVFCKTLLASALASTTLASAYAAEPLTVYGKLNVTAQSNDEKGDATTTIQSNASRFGVKGDFALSSSLEAFYTVEYQVDTGNASSDNFTARNQFVGLKGAFGSFSVGRNDTLLKISQGDVDQFNDLSGDLGKLFKGEVRAAQTATYLTPSMGDFVFGVTYVAEGNAVKDQFAQDGFSLAAMYGDAKLKKTPVYASIAYDSDVSGYEIVRATLQAKLAGIKLGGMFQQQEQTYKLDSTNLPVEVSTDSVNGYLLSAAYDIDAVTLKAQFQDMEDLGDSWSVGADYSLGKPTKLFAFYTNRSLEASTDDDKYIGVGLEHKF
- the phoB gene encoding phosphate regulon transcriptional regulator PhoB, producing the protein MTARILIVEDELAIREMLTFVMEQHGFTTSAAEDFDSAIALLKEPYPDLILLDWMFPGGSGIQLAKRLKQDEFTRQIPIIMLTARGEEEDKVKGLEVGADDYITKPFSPKELVARIKAVLRRSAPTRLEETIDVQGLLLDPVSHRVSVGDTVLDMGPTEFRLLHFFMTHPERVYSREQLLDNVWGTNVYVEDRTVDVHIRRLRKAVEESGHDRLIQTVRGAGYRFSTRI
- the phoR gene encoding phosphate regulon sensor histidine kinase PhoR — translated: MFNSYSGCRLFTRLAVYLLLCLLIGLLVGKPLWILVVGLLGLLCWHYQQLTRLNFWLWRDKKLTPPQGSGSWEGVFNGIYRLQGKNRRRVGQLAALLARFRQGAEALPDAAVVLDSEHNILWCNKLAQLILGFVWPQDNGQRIDNLIRHPDFSAYIKSAQYKEPLELPSPVSDKRLLEIRIMAYGDRQLLLIARDITRIRQLEGMRKEFVANVSHELKTPLTVLQGYLEMMQSMAEPDSMNVKPLALMQQQTQRMQSMVEQLLALSRIEDAADINLENTVNMSQLMEVLKEEAKALAQDRYELSFYCESGLDSHGNELQLRSACSNLISNAIRYTEPGGKITVQWRSVATGGLFSVTDTGEGIAPQHIARLTERFYRVDSARSRQTGGSGLGLAIVKHALNHHHSELTITSEVGKGSTFSFVIPLHLIKRKK
- a CDS encoding PstS family phosphate ABC transporter substrate-binding protein yields the protein MKLKKLVGAMTLTAAGVFSATAMASIDQSLPTYEKTSGVSGNLSSAGSDTLANMMTLWAEEFKHMYPNVNIQIQAAGSSTAPPALTEGTSQFGPMSRKMKPNEIEAFEKHYGYKPTEIRVAIDALAVFVHKDNPIKGLTAEQVDGIFSSTHKCGGSDIQRWGDLGLDGNWSAKDVQLYGRNSVSGTYGYFKEHALCKGDFKANVNEQPGSASVVQSVSQSLNAVGYSGIGYVTAGVKAVPIAKKGNEFIEATPENAANGTYPLSRYLYVYVNKQPNKDLAPMEKEFIRYVLSKQGQQVVEKDGYVTLPKSVVAKDLEQLGIRL
- a CDS encoding M1 family metallopeptidase, which produces MSIESTHSHLFINTDWDLTRDYHSFANSEQVQVTHVSLELSVDFYAQRLTGKATLSLNFVQSHVAELWLDTRDLTILAVTTVSAEPLNVEFLDFEFQENNPILGQKLCIRLPRTPCYQICIEYQTSPNAQGLQWLTPEQTAGKQQPYLFSQSQPINARSWIPLQDSPKVRITFDAKVHVPLGMRAVMSAMNHPETPLEGAFTFEMEKPIPTHLMALAVGDIAFQAIGPRCGVYTEPSMLKAAVAEFDDTEHMLEVAEALLGPYVWDRYDIIVLPPSFPFGGMENPRLAFLTPTLIAGDKSLVSTVAHELAHSWTGNLVSNATWRDLWLNEGFTTYFTNRIVEAVYGKEQAELEWVIEFGRLKEEMTSLPKYKQTLPANVQLDDPNLAFNRFTYDKASMFVHELEHRLGRIEFDKFLIKYVSHFAFKAITTEEFVTYAQATILQTYPDKISEVELLEWVYGEGLPEWYRGPTSSSLDKVDDALACFLQGTAASHLTVKGWRVHHWQYFLSQLPEVLTQVQLMDLDDTFHFTQSKNAEIACDWFRVAIRNHYDPVLPALSAYLIRIGRGKFVRPLYAELQIAGYDTELKEIYAKARKGYHPSIQVQLDKSLKCP
- a CDS encoding glutathione peroxidase, which encodes MTSNIYSHTATDIQGNTVSLAQYQGKVLLIVNTASECGFTPQYKGLEALYKQFQDEGFVVLGFPCNQFGAQEKANEEGIQHFCELNFGVTFPLFSKIEVNGEHTHPLYQYLKKAAPGVLGTEGIKWNFTKFLVNRQGEAIERFAPTTKPEALTSKINALLK
- a CDS encoding magnesium transporter — encoded protein: MTEHQAEYETNTQVDVGQVVQQLTDVEGEEQAEVFSEILNEAEPGTIALVLESLPLDERYERWQQVEFSERVTVLSLMRADPRMGILQRMPNNEVDLLFAQLSPEDLIEWSDYLPESFTDRALAQMGERQRQRFELYDQYSENQIGRYTDHQMLVLSDKATVAQAQRFFRRIELDCNDNLFIVNDEDKYQGTVRRYDIFKHNPDELLISLLAADSRALSADTSLLDAAEAIEHSREIELPIIDDLGELIGRVTLRTATALVREHYEAQLMATAGMDESDDLFAPIMKGAQRRTVWLGINLLTAFLASATIGLFENVLSQVVALAVLMPIVASMGGIAGSQSLTLMIRGMAMGQISVGNVFSLMKNELGIGIVNGILWAIVIGIVAGWWFSDNTIGIVIACAILINMAVAALAGVLVPMVLQKFNQDAALSGSVILTTVTDVVGFFTFLGMATLLYL
- a CDS encoding GNAT family N-acetyltransferase: MSGIQFVLSEKPEELMLAASLIEQRDDNAHPLEHSVFFRSRAVVLAKTPQGNIVGCAAIKAGEGKIGEFGYLVVSPLYRRQGIAQGLTQKRIEVAKSLGIAILFATIRAENISSRANLLKAGFKFWRDYLSIRGTGNTVGWYYLTLEDSINVETVMQSLAGDRTPTGG
- a CDS encoding YfaZ family protein, which translates into the protein MAKFRVASVLLLSAAALQVNASEFNLGLNNDVVSTELELQLSKDTNAVLGYIYSDDSGHIAQGAMHMTHDTGVHHFEVGAKLSQLWADEAPNGSAVSVGGRYILSMGPNISLHAAAYYAPSVLSFGNVDGHYELDSKVQYRLTPNMALYVGYRKLAFEYDNARDLTFEDGIYIGGKFRF
- a CDS encoding small highly charged protein; its protein translation is MSHSYEFDDDDAPWGDNVKGKQKNKRVKQRRRDTKRRFSDDTEVDFYQHKSK